A DNA window from Camelina sativa cultivar DH55 chromosome 17, Cs, whole genome shotgun sequence contains the following coding sequences:
- the LOC104755529 gene encoding dehydration-responsive element-binding protein 1F-like, whose translation MMNNDEIVLAEMRPKKRAGRRVFKETRHPVYRGIRRRNGDKWVCEVREPIHQRRIWLGTYPTADMAARAHDVAVLALRGRSVCLNFADSAWRLPVPESNHPDVIRRAAAEAAEMFRPADFGGGITVLPFSGDEVDLGSGSGSGSGSEELNSSSYGYGDYEEVSTTMMRLAEEPLMSPPRSYMEEMTPNVYMEEEACYEDMSLWSYNY comes from the coding sequence ATGATGAACAACGACGAGATTGTTTTGGCGGAGATGAGGCCTAAGAAACGAGCGGGAAGGAGAGTGTTCAAGGAGACACGTCACCCTGTTTACAGAGGTATACGTCGGAGGAACGGCGACAAATGGGTCTGCGAAGTCCGAGAGCCTATCCACCAACGCCGCATTTGGCTCGGTACTTATCCCACTGCTGATATGGCTGCTCGTGCACACGACGTGGCGGTTTTGGCCCTGCGCGGGAGATCCGTGTGTTTGAATTTCGCCGACTCCGCTTGGCGGCTCCCGGTGCCTGAGTCCAACCACCCGGATGTCATAAGAAGAGCCGCGGCGGAAGCCGCCGAGATGTTTAGGCCGGCGGATTTCGGCGGTGGGATTACCGTGTTGCCCTTTTCAGGAGATGAAGTGGATTTGGGTTCTGGTTCGGGGTCTGGTTCGGGTTCGGAGGAGTTGAATTCTTCTTCGTATGGATATGGGGACTACGAAGAAGTGTCGACGACGATGATGAGGCTCGCGGAGGAGCCGTTAATGTCACCACCACGGTCATATATGGAAGAAATGACTCCTAACGTTTACATGGAAGAAGAGGCGTGTTATGAAGATATGTCACTATGGAGTTACAACTACTGA
- the LOC104755530 gene encoding pentatricopeptide repeat-containing protein At1g12620-like produces the protein MKGLVQTRLPLLLERAGTPRNHVFLSCCERVFSSVSDGKVSFSYRERLRSGLLDFKEDDAVDLFQSMIRSRPLPTVIDFNRLFSAVSRTKQYDLVLALSKRTELVGIAYDLYTLSIMINCFCRRRKLGFAFSVLGKILKLGYEPDTIAFNTLLNGLCLEGRVSEAVGLVDRMVEMGHTPNVITISTLVNGLCLKGQVSEAVVLIDQMVANGFRPDEVTYGPVLNVMCKSGKTALAMELLRKMEERKMKLDAAKYNVLIDGLCKDGSLDDAFNLFNEMGLKGIKANVITYTSLIRGFCNAGRWDDGAQLLRDMITRNITPNIVTFNSLIDSFVKEGKLPEAEELYKEMILRGIAPDSFTYTSLIDGLCKENRLDEANQMLDLMVSKRCDPDIVTYSSLINGYCKAKRVDDGFQLFRKMSLRGVAANTVTYSTLIQGFCQSGKLEVAKELFQEMVSRGVPPNIVTYKILLDGLCDNGEIEKAMEIFEKMQKSKMELDIGIYNIIIHGMCNARKVDDAWDLFCSLPVRGVKPDVKTYNVLIGGLCKKGSLFEADLLFRKMEEDGHAPNDCTYNTLIRAHLLVSDVIKSAQLIEEMKRGGFAADASTIKMVMDMLSDGRLKKSFLDMLS, from the coding sequence ATGAAGGGATTGGTTCAGAcacgtcttcctcttcttctagaAAGAGCAGGTACTCCAAgaaatcatgttttcttgtcTTGCTGTGAACGAGTCTTTTCAAGTGTCAGTGATGGGAAAGTCTCTTTCTCTtatagagagagattgagaagtgGACTTTTAGATTTTAAGGAAGATGATGCTGTTGATCTCTTCCAATCCATGATTAGGTCTCGTCCTCTTCCCACTGTCATTGATTTCAATAGATTGTTTAGTGCTGTTTCCAGAACAAAGCAGTATGATCTCGTTTTAGCTCTCTCCAAGCGAACGGAGTTGGTTGGGATTGCGTATGACTTGTACACCCTAAGTATTATGATCAATTGCTTCTGCCGACGCCGAAAACTAGGTTTCGCTTTTTCTGTTTTGGGGAAGATCCTGAAACTTGGGTATGAGCCTGACACAATCGCATTTAACACTTTACTCAATGGCTTATGTCTCGAGGGCCGAGTTTCCGAAGCGGTGGGGTTAGTTGATCGAATGGTAGAAATGGGACATACGCCCAATGTCATTACAATCAGCACTTTGGTCAATGGACTTTGTCTCAAAGGTCAAGTGTCTGAAGCTGTGGTTTTGATCGATCAGATGGTGGCAAATGGCTTTCGACCTGATGAAGTTACCTATGGACCTGTTTTAAATGTGATGTGCAAGTCTGGCAAAACTGCTTTGGCCATGGAGTTGCTCAGAAagatggaagaaagaaagatgaagctCGATGCAGCCAAATACAATGTCCTCATTGATGGGCTTTGCAAAGACGGGAGCCTCGACGATGCATTCAACCTATTCAATGAAATGGGTTTGAAAGGGATCAAAGCTAATGTTATTACCTACACCTCTCTCATAAGAGGCTTCTGTAATGCTGGTAGATGGGATGATGGTGCGCAATTGCTTAGGGATATGATCACAAGGAATATCACCCCCAACATTGTCACATTCAACTCTTTGATTGATAGTTTTGTGAAAGAGGGAAAACTTCCAGAGGCCGAAGAACTGTACAAGGAGATGATTCTACGAGGTATAGCTCCTGATAGTTTTACATATACTTCTTTGATAGATGGGCTTTGCAAGGAGAACCGCCTAGACGAGGCAAACCAGATGCTGGATCTGATGGTTAGCAAAAGGTGTGACCCTGATATCGTTACTTACAGTAGTCTCATAAATGGTTATTGTAAGGCCAAGCGGGTCGACGATGGTTTTCAATTGTTCCGCAAAATGTCTTTGAGAGGAGTGGCTGCTAATACAGTTACTTATAGCACTCTAATCCAAGGGTTTTGCCAATCGGGAAAACTTGAGGTTGCCAAAGAACTCTTCCAAGAGATGGTTTCTCGTGGTGTTCCTCCTAATATTGTGACTTACAAAATTTTGCTGGATGGGTTGTGTGACAATGGGGAAATAGAAAAAGCAatggaaatttttgaaaaaatgcaaaagagtAAGATGGAACTTGATATTGGTATCTATAACATCATCATTCACGGGATGTGCAATGCTCGTAAGGTGGATGATGCTTGGGATTTATTCTGTAGTCTACCAGTTAGAGGAGTGAAGCCCGATGTTAAGACATATAACGTATTGATTGGAGGACTGTGTAAGAAAGGCTCACTGTTTGAAGCGGACCTGTTGTTTAGAAAAATGGAAGAGGATGGGCATGCTCCAAACGACTGTACATACAACACTCTAATCCGAGCACATCTCCTAGTTAGTGATGTAATCAAATCAGCTCAACTCATCGAAGAAATGAAAAGGGGAGGGTTCGCTGCTGATGCGTCCACTATAAAAATGGTTATGGATATGTTATCGGATGGTAGATTAAAGAAAAGCTTTTTGGATATGCTTTCTTGA